A genomic segment from Polyangium mundeleinium encodes:
- a CDS encoding metallophosphoesterase, with amino-acid sequence MQRSLLQYAIFLAVFALLVGGIHFYLWHRLLRAPALHQRVQTWGKRVLVALGVALPVSMFLVRLLPRSAGALVSFVVYTWMGVAALLVSTLLVSEPMRAAVHALSKLASRPLDEARRKFLSRTIAGSAGVITFGLAGSGAAEALGEVAVRKVNVALRRLPKELAGLRIVQLTDVHVGPTIGRAWLAEIVGRVNALDPHVVVITGDLVDGSVEALREHVAPLAELRAKHGVYFVTGNHEYYSGVEAWIEELGRIGVRVLRNEHVSIGEGAASFDLAGVDDWTGGSYVKGHGPDMAKAVAGRDPNRELVLLAHQPRQIFEAAAHGVGLQISGHTHGGQIFPATMFVRLQQPFVAGLDRLGETQIYVSRGTGYWGPPMRVGAPAEITLLELQSGAAS; translated from the coding sequence GTGCAGCGCTCTCTCCTCCAGTACGCGATCTTCCTCGCCGTCTTCGCCCTGCTCGTGGGCGGGATCCACTTCTACCTCTGGCACCGCTTGCTCCGCGCACCGGCGCTGCACCAGCGCGTGCAGACCTGGGGGAAGCGCGTGCTCGTCGCGCTCGGCGTCGCGCTGCCCGTGTCGATGTTCCTCGTGCGGCTCTTGCCGCGCTCGGCGGGCGCGCTCGTCTCGTTCGTCGTGTACACGTGGATGGGCGTGGCCGCGCTGCTCGTCTCGACGCTGCTCGTCAGCGAGCCGATGCGCGCCGCGGTGCACGCGCTCTCGAAGCTCGCCTCACGTCCGCTCGACGAGGCGCGGCGCAAGTTCCTCTCGCGCACGATCGCGGGTTCGGCCGGCGTGATCACGTTCGGCCTCGCGGGCTCGGGCGCGGCGGAGGCGCTCGGCGAGGTCGCGGTGCGCAAGGTGAACGTCGCGCTGCGCAGGTTGCCGAAGGAGCTCGCGGGCCTGCGCATCGTGCAGCTCACGGACGTGCACGTGGGCCCGACGATCGGGCGCGCGTGGCTCGCGGAGATCGTCGGCCGCGTGAACGCGCTCGACCCGCACGTCGTCGTCATCACGGGCGACCTCGTGGACGGCTCGGTCGAGGCGCTGCGCGAGCACGTCGCGCCGCTCGCGGAGCTGCGCGCGAAGCACGGCGTCTACTTCGTCACGGGCAACCACGAGTACTACTCGGGCGTGGAAGCATGGATCGAGGAGCTCGGCCGCATCGGCGTGCGCGTGCTGCGCAACGAGCACGTGTCGATCGGCGAGGGCGCGGCGAGCTTCGACCTCGCGGGCGTCGACGACTGGACCGGCGGCTCGTACGTGAAGGGGCACGGCCCCGACATGGCGAAGGCGGTGGCAGGCCGTGATCCGAACCGCGAGCTCGTGCTGCTCGCGCACCAGCCGCGCCAGATCTTCGAGGCCGCCGCGCACGGCGTGGGCCTGCAGATCAGCGGTCACACGCACGGCGGGCAGATCTTCCCCGCGACGATGTTCGTGCGGCTGCAGCAGCCCTTCGTCGCGGGGCTCGATCGCCTCGGCGAGACGCAGATCTACGTGAGCCGCGGGACGGGCTACTGGGGGCCGCCGATGCGCGTGGGCGCGCCCGCGGAGATCACGCTCCTCGAACTACAGTCCGGCGCAGCAAGCTGA
- a CDS encoding response regulator transcription factor: MRSICYRFPDPRQFEQMIGSAGDSELELGLPSGESVEDGEWVLAIFDVGPERRATSAAARASIGPEGPLLAFEPRDWRRLADFAAIEAFHRPSSRPPARASQPDIELPPSLPRSWPPRAGEGAQILVVDDDPDIRDVVSAMLEAVGLVVTTRTSAEEALETVQREHFDLLVLDWNLPKMTGIELCRMIRRDLNVTLPVLFLTANASSQDMVEAFASGADDYVVKPFRAPELGARIFSLLRRTVVRGA, from the coding sequence GTGCGGAGCATCTGCTATCGGTTTCCCGACCCTCGGCAGTTCGAGCAGATGATCGGTTCGGCCGGGGATTCCGAGCTCGAGCTCGGGCTTCCTTCCGGCGAATCGGTGGAAGACGGCGAGTGGGTGCTCGCCATCTTCGACGTCGGTCCGGAGAGACGGGCCACGTCCGCGGCGGCGCGCGCCTCGATCGGCCCCGAGGGTCCTCTCCTCGCGTTCGAACCTCGCGACTGGCGCAGGCTCGCGGACTTCGCGGCGATCGAGGCGTTCCATCGCCCCTCGTCGCGGCCGCCGGCGCGCGCCTCGCAGCCCGACATCGAGCTGCCGCCGAGCCTGCCGCGCTCGTGGCCACCGCGTGCCGGCGAAGGCGCGCAGATCCTCGTCGTCGACGACGACCCCGACATCCGCGACGTCGTCAGCGCGATGCTCGAAGCCGTGGGCCTCGTCGTCACGACCCGCACGAGCGCGGAGGAAGCGCTCGAGACCGTGCAGCGCGAGCACTTCGATCTCCTCGTGCTCGACTGGAACCTGCCGAAGATGACGGGCATCGAGCTCTGCCGGATGATCCGGCGCGACCTCAACGTCACGCTGCCGGTCCTGTTCTTGACGGCGAACGCGTCGAGCCAGGATATGGTCGAGGCGTTCGCGAGCGGCGCCGACGACTACGTCGTCAAACCCTTCCGCGCCCCCGAGCTCGGCGCGCGCATCTTCAGCTTGCTGCGCCGGACTGTAGTTCGAGGAGCGTGA